A DNA window from Kitasatospora atroaurantiaca contains the following coding sequences:
- a CDS encoding glycosyltransferase family 2 protein, with amino-acid sequence MPRFSVIVPVYQVQEYLAECLDSVLSQSCADFELIAVDDHSPDGCGAILDEAAAKDERVRVLHLPANVGLGRARNAGLEVATGDYVIFLDSDDTLTPGLLRAVEDRLLACEDPDILVYDYARTYWDGRVVRSNSAPVFARPGPDVFALDQRPDLLDLLMVVWNKAYRRGYIDEQGLTFPAGYYEDTPWTFPALLAAGRITMLDLVGVHYRQREQGGNILATATRKHFDVFDQYDLVFAFLDRRPDLDRWRPVVYGRMVHHLNTVVSKPGRVPPGDRREYFRRAAQHCARLRPAGYRPASGAEGVRTELLSHGHYLTYQGVRALARTRQAAAKAARRVRPSGS; translated from the coding sequence ATGCCCCGCTTCAGCGTGATCGTCCCCGTCTACCAGGTGCAGGAGTACCTGGCCGAGTGCCTCGACTCGGTGCTCTCGCAGTCGTGCGCGGACTTCGAGCTGATCGCGGTTGACGATCACTCACCGGACGGCTGCGGCGCGATCCTGGACGAGGCGGCCGCGAAGGACGAGCGCGTCCGGGTGCTCCACCTCCCCGCCAACGTCGGCCTGGGCCGGGCCCGCAACGCCGGCCTGGAGGTCGCCACCGGCGACTACGTGATCTTCCTGGACAGCGACGACACGCTCACCCCCGGCCTGCTCCGGGCCGTCGAGGACCGCCTGCTCGCCTGCGAGGACCCGGACATCCTGGTCTACGACTACGCGCGCACGTACTGGGACGGCCGGGTCGTCCGCAGCAACTCCGCCCCGGTCTTCGCCCGCCCCGGCCCGGACGTCTTCGCCCTGGACCAGCGCCCCGACCTGCTCGACCTGCTGATGGTGGTCTGGAACAAGGCCTACCGCCGCGGCTACATCGACGAGCAGGGCCTGACCTTCCCGGCCGGGTACTACGAGGACACCCCGTGGACCTTCCCGGCCCTCCTCGCGGCCGGCCGGATCACCATGCTCGACCTGGTCGGCGTCCACTACCGCCAGCGCGAGCAGGGCGGGAACATACTCGCGACGGCCACCCGCAAGCACTTCGACGTCTTCGACCAGTACGACCTGGTCTTCGCCTTCCTCGACCGCCGGCCCGACCTGGACCGCTGGCGCCCGGTGGTCTACGGGCGGATGGTGCACCACCTCAACACGGTGGTCAGCAAGCCCGGCCGGGTCCCGCCGGGCGACCGCCGGGAGTACTTCCGCCGCGCCGCGCAGCACTGCGCCCGGCTGCGCCCGGCCGGCTACCGGCCCGCGTCCGGCGCCGAGGGCGTCCGTACCGAGCTGCTCAGCCACGGCCACTACCTCACCTACCAGGGCGTCCGCGCCCTCGCCCGGACCAGGCAGGCCGCGGCCAAGGCCGCCCGGCGGGTCCGTCCGTCCGGCAGCTGA